tttttctttccaacCAGGATCATTGGAGGGACAATGCTGTTTGTTTCTCTTTTAgaaaggaggggttggggggtaAAGGAAGGGGTTTGGGGCTGGCGGGCTACTATTATGTGTATAAATTATAATATTTTCTGGGGGCATGATGGCTATTTTCTTTTGatattttttcttctctctgttatggagggagggatagATATTAGGAGTGGGCATCACATCATGGGACTAAGTTCGATTGAGGGGTTTAGATGCCAATAGATGTGACACGGTGTTGTCTTATTGATTTGGGGATAGGAGTGATGTGAGTGAGGTGAGTGAGGTGAGCGAGGTGAGTGATGTGAATGATGTGAATGATGTTCACTCTTGTGACTGTTTGATGACCATCTCAACTGTCATTTTCTCTGCAGTATCATATGGTACCTGATATACACTCCCTTACACTTGAATTGTATTTATGAAGAGCAAGTTCAATGTGAGAGACCCCTCGGTGTGTTCAAAACAAGATAGTACAGCCAGATCACCTTCTACACAAGAAGGAAATTATATAGGCCAAGTCTTCAAAGGGATGCCATGTGGCTTTATGTGATGCTGAGACATTCATCTTGCAGGAAAACGCAAGGGATCAGGTGATGATCTCATGATACTAGCTAGTGGAAACACAAATCTTCAAGACTATGGGTGGTGTCAAAACATCACATGTCTTCTAAaaacaaacagcttctctaTATCAGTGAGTTGTGAGAAGAGATGGCATTGATGTCTGACaggatggaaagggggggttgccTGTCAGTAACTGTCAATTGAAACGCTGGTGCAGATCTTGAAGAATTTAAGCTTTTTTGTGGCCCCCCCTGGTTACTGGCGATCTTGGGGGGATCCCCGTGGCCTTCCTTTTTTGGTGTCCGAGATCTTCTGGGAAATTGACGGGAGTAGTTGGTCACCTGAGGCTATTACGAGTTCAGAGAGTGAAATGAGGGTATAGGGTCTGGAGCATCACCCCCTCATGGAGGCAAGTGAACCTCGGAGTGTCCGGGTGTTTTTCGGCTTGGGGTTACAAGTCCAGACCGGCGTGGATCGGAGGGCGGCTCCCGCGCTGCCGAGCCAAATCACTCTCGGCTATTGTGTAACTGGATCCCGCTGCCAAGAACCTGTTTTCCCACACCCCCCACTGTTTGACCTGGTGAATTGCTGGTTGGGATTGGTCAGATGGTGGGGAAGCCTGGGGAAGTTATGAgtggaaaaaaaagaggaactGCGACTTCACTTTTTTTCCTGGGTACTAGGCAAGGCTCAGAattttgtggtggtgtttttttttttttttttttttttcatacCTCGTTCTCGTTCTTGTTCTGCCCCAGATTTGGACGTGATCcacttcttttttcttttttttttttttccgcAAAGACCCTTGACCCCGTCGTCTCCGGTTCGGCAGACTCCATCCCACATCCCTCCTCTTTCCGTTGTTGTCCTGTCCCAGTTGtccagccccctcccctccccttctttggCAGGAACGGTCATCAGACACCTTTCGTTGTTGACAGACAACTTTTTTGTTGCGCATTGCGAGGCTTGAGTCAGAAACCCTTTACCTACCCGCGAGTCCCAAGCCACCACAACTCTTCCTCGCGTGACACAAACCTTCGTCTgtcatttttttttgttttttaaACGACGACCTCGGTTTCTGTTTTTCTCCCTCGCTCGCAATCTCTTTGCGGTACGCAACCCACGTCTTTTGCCAGCGCGCAAATTGACTCAACTTCGGCCACTTCGCGACCCCACACTTTATAGGCTGATTGCGACAACGGCGTTAACGGCTTGAgtgctgttggtgctgaCTGAACCAGTTCAACGTCGTTCGTTTCGCAAATATCAAGCATCTAGACTAGACACACAACAAACATGTCCAAGGTCACCGTCGTGAAGGAGGTCGTCAAGGAGACGCTGGTTGGGTCAACAGAACCTCAAGAGCTCTCGGCCCAGACCAAGGCGCGCTTCATTAAGCATGCCATCAAGGAAGATGGCGCCGAGCCCTACCTCGGCCCTGACGAGTTCATCAACGCTGTTGCCCCTCCGTCGGAGGATTACGTGAGTCCTTTCTGCACTGGCCGGCGCATTGTCCAGTCCAGCACCTTTTCTGACGTGTGATCTTCATATATAAAATAGCACAAGATCAAGCGGGAACAGTACTCGATCCTGTTCCATGTTGCCGACCGATCGAACAAGGGCAAGGTGACGCTCGCCGACTGGGGTTACTTTGAGAACCTTCTCACCAAGCCCGATGCCGAATATGAGATCGCCTTCCGCCTCTTCGACATTGAGCGCCTCGGGAAGGTCAAGTACGAGGACTTTCGCAGGCTGTACGAGCTGAACAAGGGGCCAGATAGCATCCCATTCGACTGGGAGTGTGACTGGGCGAAGCTTTATATCGGTAGCAAGGCGAAACACAGCATGGACTACCAGCAGTTCTCGCAAATGCTGCGCGGTCTGCAGGGTGAGCGTGTCCGCCAGGCTTTCCAGCATCTGGACAAGGACGGCGATGGCTACATCGAGCCCGAGGAGTTTGAGCGCATCATCAAGGAAACCGCGAGGCATAAGCTCTCGGACTACCTCCTCGAGAACCTGAGCACTCTGTGCAACATTTCTCAGGGTTCCAAGATTTCCTACGCCAACGTACGAGCTTTCCAGAACATGATCCACGAGATGGACCTCGTCGAACTCATCATCCGCCGTGCTTGCGCCAAGAGCACCGACGGCAAGATCACCAGGACCGAGTTCCTCAACCAGGCCGTCAAGATCACCCGCTTCTCGCTCTTCACCCCGATGGAGGCCGATATCCTCTTCCACTTCGCCAGCCTTGATGAGCCATCTGGCCGTCTTGGCCTGAAGGACTTCAAGAAGGTGCTCGACCCATCATGGAGGAGTAGacagggagatgaggatgccGTCCGTGCCgtcaccgagaccaccaGGTCGGCCGGCCAAAAGTTCCTCGCCCAGGGTCTCGAGTCCGCCTACGGCTTCGCTCTCGGCAGTATCGCCGGTGCTTTTGGTGCCTTCATGGTGTACCCCATCGATCTCGTCAAGACTCGCATGCAGAACCAGAGAGGTGCCAATCCCGGCCAGCGGCTGTACAACAACTCGATCGACTGCTTCAAAAAGGTCATCCGCAACGAGGGTTTCCGCGGGCTGTACTCTGGTGTCCTCCCACagcttgttggtgttgcCCCAGAAAAGGCCATCAAGCTGACCGTCAACGATCTCGTTCGTGGATGGTTCACCACTAAGGATAAGCAGATCTGGTGGGGCCACGAGGTCATCGCCGGTGGTGCTGCCGGTGGTTGCCAAGTCGTTTTCACCAACCCTCTCGAGATTGTCAAGATTCGTCTTCAGGTTCAAGGTGAGGTCGCCAAGTCGCTCGAGGGTGCTCCTAGACGGTCGGCCATGTGGATCATCCGCAACCTTGGTCTCGTCGGTCTGTACAAGGGCGCTTCCGCCTGCCTGCTCCGCGATGTGCCATTCTCGGCCATCTACTTCCCAACCTACTCCCACCTGAAGAAGGACCTCTTTGGCGAGTCCCAGACCAAGAAGCTCGGTattcttcagctcctcacTGCCGGTGCCATCGCCGGTATGCCCGCCGCCTATCTCACCACCCCATGCGACGTCATCAAGACCCGTCTCCAGGTCGAGGCCCGCAAGGGTGACACCCAGTATACCGGCCTCCGCCACGCCGCCAAGACCatctggaaggaggagggcttcCGTGCCTTCTTCAAGGGCGGTCCTGCCAGAATCATGCGTTCGTCGCCACAGTTCGGTTTCACCCTTGCCGCGTACGAGTTGCTCCAGAcggccttccccttccctggcaagggcaaggccgaggtGGCGACTGGTGTTGCGGACGTTGTGCAGAcgctcaaggagaagcaccCTGACAGCCCATTCTACCGGTCGAGAAACGCGCTCAAGATTCTGTTGGATCTGGATGAGAACTTTGGACGTGCGCCGTTGGGAGTGAATGCGAAGGGGTGGCAGACGCTGCCTGGGTGGATGCAGAACCCGGTGAAGAGCTCGTaaagagggaaaggaaaatggggggggaaagggagagagaggtttaatggctgggtttggggggtcaGGGTGGTATTAAGTTTCGGCCGGTTCGTTGTTTATAAGCGCGAAGGACGCGGGCGGGTGGACGGACGGCCCTTTCGGCAATGGGGAAAGGTGTtgtggggggtggagagtcCGGCAATGTGGTTCGGAGGTCCTGTCCACCTCACCTAACCCATTCCGCCGCCAACGGGGGACCCACTGCTGACTTGTGTCGGAGCGCATCATGATGTCAAGTCATGGTCTTGGGATGGATTTCTTTGatgtcctccttcttcgttTCTCTATCATTGAGAGTTTTGAAGAGGGATTATCTACCGCCGACGACCCATGCGGGGTCAACAAAGaccctgccaccaccaccaccttcgtTCTTTGACAATTGAGCCTGATGAAAGAGGAGGGCCGGGTAATTTTTTTCACGAAAAAGCCCGATTTGCATTTTGCATTTCCATGTGCATTttatttcttcttcttcttcttcttcttcgtcagcGGCAGACTAGGCGGCAGGCAGGCGTTTAGGTGGTTATTTAATCTTGTCTGGGTGGCAGCAAAAATtgttcctttttcttttgtattttttttttcattttctcTTGTTGATATTTTGTCGCGCGATGTGTTTTTGTATGAGATGAATGAAAAATATCCTGGctttttttgcttgttgctgtgtgCTACgtttgagagagaaaaaaaaaaaggggaaagaCACTGAAGGTtagatggatgggtggatggatggatgaagGGCTGGCTAGACTTTTTTGGTTCTGGGAGTTGGGATTTATACAGTAGGTGTATTGTAGATATCGATACAACAACGAGACAGACAGACTAGACTAGAGAGATtagatgggggttggggggtgggtgtggtaGATTAGAGAGAGGGAAGATAAAATTGATGATGGTTTTTTGAGATGTTGTACAGGTAGCTAGTTGGTTGATGGGTAGTAGAGTaggtggctggtggtgttaTGCAGGATGAAATGCGAAAACAGATCGGTTATGTACCCCAGGAGAAATATcacatgctgctgctgtcgtggCGGtctggttgaggttgagagagGGTTGAGACATTCTGGGCCGGGACGCTTCCGGGGTCGCTTCCGGGGTGTCGGGGACTGACCGGGGGTcagacaagacaaaacaTGTGCCGTGTGGGTGGGGCTCGGAGGGTTGAAGAGACGGCACTCCGATATCAGCAATGTTGATTATTGTGGTACTTTGTTGTTATGGATCGAAAATACGACAGTTGTGATTATTGGGGTGTTTTGGAGGCCGATCCAGATGTTTATTTAACACACCTCATCCTTCTGGAAGtagatgggggtgggggtcaGAGCCCAGAGCTGCGTCCCCGGTCACCGCCATCCGTAACCCCCGGAAGCTTGGGCGGCCCCGGCATTGGTGAGTTGTCGTCgattgggaggttggtgggttgACTATCATCTGCGGGAACGGCACACCGGGGGTCACTCTGTTGGTGAGTGAATGAatttggatgatgagatcaGATCAATGGTTTGTTCTGGATTGGGCGTTGGTCTGATGATGCACACTTGGAGGGTTCACGAAGCCGCCACACACCACTTTGGTCGTGGTTTCTACAAATGAAATGTTGCCATTCCCGCCATGGGGGCGAAAGGAGGCGTGGCGCTGGGGGTGAGCAAGCCCCGGCCGGCCAGTGAGGTTGTCCAGGGtgagcctcatcctcaccgcTGCTGGTATGAATCCCTAAATGGTGTTAGTATAGCTGTGTCTTTGTTGGTataaggggagggggagaagggggtgatgtACATCTGGGCCGGGCCGCAATCTTTTTGTTGCTCTTCTTTGATCGATTTCTGAGAGTGGTGTTGTTCTCGTTGGTTGATTTTTCCGAACAAGTGCGAGAGAGGTGTATCACTGATCGTATATCAACGTCACCATACATTTTACATCCATCCCAACTTAACCTTGTTATCAACAGCATTTATCTCAAATCAAAatggcaaccaccaccaccaccaccaccgccgccgccgttacaacagcaacaatgccACTCCTCCtaagcatcaccaccaccccaccaccaccaccaaaaccaaaaattTCTCTCCTGTCACTACCACTGGAGCTCAGACTAGAAATCTAcacccatctcctccacctacCACTGCCCCCACACTCAGGCGAGGAATCACCCCCTTATcgatcaacaaccccccctctgTCAACCTTTGCCGAAAAACCAAAAATCTGGACAGCGATTTTATACGTCTCCCGACAAATCTACATCGAGAGTCACCCCCTCTTGTACAAGTCAAACACCTTCTCCGcccaccccaccctcctcaccagctccCCTACTTTGTATCCTTCCTCCAAGGCATATAAAACCCCCCTTGcgatccccctcccaccactaccaccaccaccaccaaccacaacaaccacaacaaccacaacaaccacaacaaccacaacaaccacaacaacaacaacaacaacaacagcaacagcaacaccccAACAAGACCGACCATTCACCCCCCCGTCCCAATCCCAGAACATCATCACAATCCCTTTATCCCCCTTCATCTCCGCCCCGACAAACCCCCCCTCTATATCACCTGCCTACATCCCCCTGATAAGGAAATGGAGGCTTCGGATAAAACTGGACAGTCCAGCTCCGTGGTCTGAGGAtctggtgagggaggtgttcACGGGAGTGGGGGAGTTGACGTTGGATGTGTGGCAGAGTTCtttttggggtggggtgggtgttAGAACCCTAAAAGGGTTCgaaggggtgaggggggtggggagggtgagggttagggggatgttgggtgGCTTTGAGGGCTACCGGGGGTGGCTGGAGGGGAtcatgggggagggggttggggttcgggagggggaggtatatgaagggagggatgaggaggagaggaggaggttaagGGGATGGAGTTGACTTGTCAAAGGGGGATGGctttgagaggggggaaaggttgGTGGTCTGGATGGGTTTGGCCAGgtaggggaggggtggtgggagggggtataAAAGGTGGGTGGAATGGGATGCAATTAAAGGTCGGGGACTGGGTTGAGAATAGGAGGACTTTACTGGTGAGGGCATGTTGATGGGTAACTTGATTCACGTAATTTGGACGGAATGGAGGTGAACGTTTACGAtatggaagggggagatATATACGGCACtgggtgtttgatgaaaACGAGATACGCTGCTTGGAATCTGTCTCGCGAAAAGTCTGGTGTTCGAGTGGtaaggtgaaggagaaggggggggaaacaGCGTTGAGGGCCTCATCGGACATGGCAACGGTTGACTTTGATGGCGCCAACACTCCAAAACCTTCACCGAGCCACGGCAAAGTGCGGACGTCAATAGGTCATTGTGGAAAGGCAGGATTAAATTTTACTTCAAGTACACGTATTCAGCTTTTTTGGAATCTACCATCTTTTTAATTCTTCCAACCTCTCTCCAAATCGGCGAAAAGTTTGATCGGCTCCAAGAGCTGCGGCCCGGGACGAGCTGCCTGATGAGGTGTATCTCGAGGGCCGGGACAACGTCCACGAGGAGAACCGGCGGTTGGACGAAGTCAAAAGAGGGATCAAACAATCCTGGAAGGAGATGTTCTGGACCAGGGAGGATATGGAAAGGGAGATTGTGCACCTGGAAGGACTACGACTGCCGCAATGGACACCCGTGGTGCCGGCGGACTCGAGTGATGGGACGACGAATGCTGCCCCTCCCACATTTTGCACACCGGCGTGTCTCCTGGGGCTGGAGCCAGGCAACAAGCCGGATTTGGATGTGAACTGCCCCAATGTCGGCAGCCATCAAAGAGGACTGAGCGGGAAGCATCGGGTTCTCAGGGCACAGTTGGGTCAGTTTGTCAGGGACCAGCTGCGGCGAGAGCAGAACAATCACAAGAACTTGTGGTGTTTCGGGGACGGCCTGCCGGGACAGCCAGGAAAAAGCAGGCTGGGCTGGCTTACGCTTCAACCGCATGGCTACACTTTTATGGTGAGGGGGTACAGCTACTGGTGGAAACGGCAGGCGAACCGCGAGATGGGTATGCACCAGAGGACTGATGGTTTCCACAACTGGAATGATAAactggagaggatggtgccGTTGTGCTTTGGTATGTTTGACCTGCCGGCTCCGTATCAGCTCGACACCAAAACAGACGACGCAAACTGGCTGCTGGGCGATAATATCGGGTacatcttgttgttctcTCCTGGAGCGGTTGCTGGACCAAAGACATACTCTCCAAGCTTGGAGCTCAACGAGGACATGGTAAACAAGCAATTAAAAACGTCCATCATGGGGCAGTATTAGAACCGATTCCCCAAGGGCCAGGAGGGATTGCCTGCTgtgtggaagaaggggcgGCTGATGTCGATTGGCCTCGACGAAGGAGAGGTGGCTGAATGGAGGAAGCATCTGGGGAAAAAGCTGGAAGGATCAAAACGAtcgtcaagaagaaggtcagtGGAGGTACACGGCGAGGTTGGCTGAATGTCAACACAGGAAACACAACTACCCTAACCCTTAAAGTTGTGCACGTGCAGCACAACACACGGCACGCTGTCTGACGCAATGACCCACTCTTTGTGCCTGTCCATCGAGGTTCTCTTTCATTTTCATTGAACATCGCGGTTGCATCGGCATCGGGTGCCAGTGTCCTCCCGTCACCATGTCTctcctcgagttcctctCGTCCGTTTTTGGCTGGATCTACTTCATCTGCTGGTCCCTCTCGTTCTACCCGCAGTCCATGCTCAACTTCAGCCGAAAATCCACCTCTGGTACCACGGTCGACTTCCCCCTGATCAACTGCCTGGGCTTCCTGTCTTATGCAATCTCCAACTACGCCTTCTACTACAGCCCCCTCATCCGCGCCCAGTACGCCTCCCGCTACCACGGCCTGACCCCCACCGTCCAGTTCAACGACATTACCTTCGCCCTCCACGGCCTGCtgctcagcatcatcaccacctcccagtACCTCTCCCCCCGCCTCTGgtccttcaccccctccaaagGCAACAAACCCTCCCGCTTCATCCTTGGAA
The sequence above is a segment of the Podospora pseudocomata strain CBS 415.72m chromosome 2 map unlocalized CBS415.72m_2, whole genome shotgun sequence genome. Coding sequences within it:
- the AGC1 gene encoding mitochondrial aspartate-glutamate transporter agc1 (EggNog:ENOG503NUHH; COG:C) — its product is MSKVTVVKEVVKETLVGSTEPQELSAQTKARFIKHAIKEDGAEPYLGPDEFINAVAPPSEDYHKIKREQYSILFHVADRSNKGKVTLADWGYFENLLTKPDAEYEIAFRLFDIERLGKVKYEDFRRLYELNKGPDSIPFDWECDWAKLYIGSKAKHSMDYQQFSQMLRGLQGERVRQAFQHLDKDGDGYIEPEEFERIIKETARHKLSDYLLENLSTLCNISQGSKISYANVRAFQNMIHEMDLVELIIRRACAKSTDGKITRTEFLNQAVKITRFSLFTPMEADILFHFASLDEPSGRLGLKDFKKVLDPSWRSRQGDEDAVRAVTETTRSAGQKFLAQGLESAYGFALGSIAGAFGAFMVYPIDLVKTRMQNQRGANPGQRLYNNSIDCFKKVIRNEGFRGLYSGVLPQLVGVAPEKAIKLTVNDLVRGWFTTKDKQIWWGHEVIAGGAAGGCQVVFTNPLEIVKIRLQVQGEVAKSLEGAPRRSAMWIIRNLGLVGLYKGASACLLRDVPFSAIYFPTYSHLKKDLFGESQTKKLGILQLLTAGAIAGMPAAYLTTPCDVIKTRLQVEARKGDTQYTGLRHAAKTIWKEEGFRAFFKGGPARIMRSSPQFGFTLAAYELLQTAFPFPGKGKAEVATGVADVVQTLKEKHPDSPFYRSRNALKILLDLDENFGRAPLGVNAKGWQTLPGWMQNPVKSS
- a CDS encoding uncharacterized protein (EggNog:ENOG503P5UM), whose amino-acid sequence is MPLLLSITTTPPPPPKPKISLLSLPLELRLEIYTHLLHLPLPPHSGEESPPYRSTTPPLSTFAEKPKIWTAILYVSRQIYIESHPLLYKSNTFSAHPTLLTSSPTLYPSSKAYKTPLAIPLPPLPPPPPTTTTPQQDRPFTPPSQSQNIITIPLSPFISAPTNPPSISPAYIPLIRKWRLRIKLDSPAPWSEDLVREVFTGVGELTLDVWQSSFWGGVGVRTLKGFEGVRGVGRVRVRGMLGGFEGYRGWLEGIMGEGVGVREGEVYEGRDEEERRRLRGWS